The Pseudomonas berkeleyensis genome includes a region encoding these proteins:
- a CDS encoding YceI family protein, with translation MLKNALAALVLGSALIGGQAMAADYAIDKQGQHAFVNFKISHLGYSWLYGTFKDFDGKFSFDAAKPEASKVSVSLKTASVDTNHAERDKHIRSADFLNASKHDTATFESTSVKSTGEGTADVTGNLTLNGVTKPVVIAAKFIGEGKDPWGGYRAGFEGTTTLKLKDFDISMDLGPASETVELIISIEGVRQ, from the coding sequence ATGTTGAAGAACGCCCTCGCTGCACTGGTTCTGGGCTCCGCTCTGATCGGCGGCCAGGCCATGGCGGCCGATTACGCCATCGACAAGCAAGGCCAGCACGCCTTCGTCAACTTCAAGATCAGCCACCTGGGCTACAGCTGGCTCTACGGCACCTTCAAGGATTTCGACGGCAAATTCAGCTTCGACGCCGCCAAGCCTGAGGCCAGCAAGGTCAGCGTGAGCCTGAAGACCGCCAGCGTCGATACCAACCACGCCGAGCGTGACAAGCACATCCGCAGTGCCGACTTCCTCAATGCGAGCAAGCATGACACGGCCACCTTCGAGTCCACCTCGGTCAAGTCCACTGGCGAAGGCACTGCCGATGTGACCGGTAACCTGACCCTCAACGGCGTGACCAAGCCGGTGGTGATCGCTGCCAAGTTCATCGGCGAAGGCAAGGATCCGTGGGGCGGCTACCGTGCCGGTTTCGAAGGCACCACCACCCTGAAGCTGAAGGATTTCGATATCTCCATGGATCTCGGCCCGGCTTCGGAAACCGTCGAGCTGATCATCTCGATCGAAGGTGTTCGTCAGTAA
- a CDS encoding substrate-binding periplasmic protein — translation MPLLQRQIIAALLLCCIAFTARGETLRLVTDAWAPYVYEVDGQATGLDYDISREVLRRLGIDLELQFLPWKRCLLALEQGHADGILDIFHLPEREAQMLFVEEPLSEVEFVLFYARNRPYPYRRLEDLRDLVIGISPGYWYNDETFRTSALFSREEAPTHEANLGKLVRHRVDLVVNDRRAGLYLSRQMGMQQQVDYNRKAVGRDPMYLALRRDPALQQLASDFTRELRRFKREPAYARLQQRYANPRQLKP, via the coding sequence ATGCCATTATTACAGCGCCAGATTATCGCCGCCCTATTACTGTGCTGTATCGCCTTCACTGCCCGCGGTGAAACGCTGCGCCTGGTCACGGATGCCTGGGCGCCCTATGTCTATGAAGTAGACGGTCAGGCCACCGGCCTCGATTACGACATCAGCCGCGAGGTTCTGCGCCGCCTGGGTATCGATCTGGAGCTGCAATTCCTGCCGTGGAAACGCTGTCTGCTGGCGCTGGAACAGGGGCACGCCGACGGCATTCTCGACATTTTCCACCTGCCTGAACGCGAAGCGCAGATGCTGTTCGTCGAAGAACCGCTGAGCGAAGTCGAGTTCGTGCTGTTCTACGCGCGCAACCGCCCTTATCCCTATCGCCGCCTGGAAGACCTGCGCGACCTGGTGATCGGTATCTCACCCGGCTACTGGTACAACGACGAGACATTCCGCACTTCCGCCCTGTTCAGCCGCGAGGAGGCGCCAACTCACGAGGCCAACCTGGGCAAGCTGGTGCGCCATCGGGTCGATCTGGTGGTCAATGATCGTCGCGCCGGTCTCTATCTGAGCAGGCAGATGGGCATGCAGCAGCAAGTCGACTACAACCGCAAGGCCGTCGGTCGTGACCCTATGTACCTGGCGCTGCGCCGCGATCCGGCCTTACAACAGCTGGCCAGTGACTTCACTCGCGAACTGCGCCGCTTCAAGCGCGAACCCGCCTATGCGCGCCTGCAACAACGCTACGCCAATCCCCGGCAGCTCAAGCCGTGA
- a CDS encoding cytochrome b, which yields MQWRNTSARYGLVSVVLHWLVALAVFGLFALGFWMVGLSYYDPWRQSAPDLHKSIGIVLFAVMLLRVLWRLFNPAPAALASHGQLTRLASKLGHGALYLGLFGVMISGYLISTADGRGIEVFGLFSVPATLTGIAQQEDIAGAIHEYLAWGLVIFAGLHGLAAIKHHFIDRDSTLLRMFGR from the coding sequence ATGCAATGGCGCAATACCTCTGCTCGTTATGGTCTGGTCAGCGTCGTGCTGCACTGGCTGGTGGCGTTGGCCGTGTTCGGCCTGTTCGCCCTCGGCTTCTGGATGGTGGGGCTCAGCTACTACGACCCGTGGCGTCAGAGCGCACCTGATCTGCACAAGAGCATCGGTATCGTGCTGTTCGCCGTGATGCTGCTGCGGGTGCTATGGCGCCTGTTCAATCCGGCTCCGGCGGCCCTGGCCAGTCACGGCCAGCTCACTCGCCTGGCCTCCAAACTGGGCCACGGCGCTCTCTATCTCGGCCTGTTCGGCGTGATGATCTCTGGTTACCTGATTTCCACCGCCGATGGTCGTGGTATCGAGGTGTTTGGCCTGTTCAGCGTGCCGGCGACCCTGACCGGTATCGCGCAACAGGAAGACATTGCCGGTGCAATCCACGAATACCTGGCCTGGGGCCTGGTGATCTTTGCCGGGTTGCATGGCCTGGCGGCGATCAAACACCATTTCATCGACCGCGACAGCACCCTGCTGCGGATGTTCGGGCGCTGA
- a CDS encoding DUF3142 domain-containing protein, whose translation MGAAAQVLLVGLLFFGACLPVQAGRVDAADYQAFWLWGGVKPQPVLAQANTLYVLQGQIDGPRRAGEPSARMLAQNPATPRLSKDIELWLVYRAHTLDWNEDIHALLLAQLKRWQRAGNRVTGVQIDFDAQTLRLDRYATFLEDLRQRLPAHYRLSITGLLDWASNADPAALNRLGGVVDEVVMQTYQGRHSIAGYQRYLPSIGRLQLPFRIGLIQNGEWQPPDYLQSSPWFRGYVVFLLNPSDSVSTTPSNPP comes from the coding sequence GTGGGCGCAGCGGCTCAAGTACTACTGGTAGGCCTGCTGTTTTTCGGCGCCTGCTTGCCGGTTCAGGCCGGGCGAGTCGACGCCGCCGATTACCAGGCCTTCTGGTTATGGGGCGGTGTCAAACCGCAGCCAGTGCTGGCCCAGGCGAACACCCTGTATGTGTTACAGGGACAGATCGACGGCCCGCGCCGTGCTGGTGAGCCGTCCGCACGCATGCTGGCGCAGAACCCGGCAACGCCTCGGCTGTCGAAGGATATCGAACTCTGGCTGGTATACCGCGCGCATACCCTGGACTGGAACGAGGACATTCACGCACTGCTGCTGGCGCAATTGAAACGCTGGCAGCGCGCTGGCAACCGAGTGACGGGTGTGCAGATCGACTTCGATGCGCAGACCCTGCGCCTGGATCGTTACGCCACCTTTCTCGAAGACCTACGTCAGCGTCTGCCCGCACACTACCGTCTGAGCATCACCGGCCTGCTCGACTGGGCCAGCAATGCCGACCCGGCAGCGCTGAACCGTCTGGGCGGAGTCGTCGACGAAGTGGTGATGCAGACTTACCAGGGCCGCCACAGCATCGCCGGTTACCAGCGCTACCTGCCGAGTATCGGGCGGCTGCAGCTGCCGTTTCGCATCGGTCTGATACAAAACGGCGAGTGGCAGCCGCCGGATTACCTGCAAAGCAGCCCATGGTTTCGCGGCTATGTGGTATTTCTGCTGAACCCGAGCGACTCCGTCAGCACCACGCCATCCAATCCACCATGA
- the metF gene encoding methylenetetrahydrofolate reductase [NAD(P)H]: MSQERRYSFEFFPTKTEAGHEKLLNVARQLASYNPDFFSCTYGAGGSTRDRTVNTVLQLDGDVKVPTAPHLSCVGDSKAELRELLNLYQNAGIKRIVALRGDLPSGMGMASGELRYANELVEFIRVETGDHFHIEIAAYPEMHPQARNFEDDIANFVRKAKAGANSAITQYFFNADSYFYFVERVQKLGVNIPVVPGIMPITNYSKLARFSDACGAEIPRWVRKQLEAYGDDIDSIQAFGEQVISEMCERLLAGGAPGLHFYTLNQADPSLAIWKNLNLKR, translated from the coding sequence ATGTCTCAAGAACGCCGTTACAGCTTCGAGTTCTTCCCGACCAAGACCGAAGCCGGGCACGAAAAACTGCTCAACGTGGCGCGCCAGCTGGCGAGCTACAACCCCGATTTCTTCTCCTGCACCTACGGTGCCGGTGGCTCCACTCGTGATCGCACCGTCAATACCGTGCTACAACTCGATGGCGACGTGAAGGTGCCCACCGCACCGCACCTGTCCTGCGTCGGTGACAGCAAGGCCGAACTGCGCGAGCTGCTCAACCTGTACCAGAACGCCGGCATCAAGCGCATCGTCGCCCTGCGCGGCGACCTGCCGTCCGGCATGGGCATGGCCAGCGGCGAGCTGCGCTACGCCAACGAGCTGGTCGAGTTCATCCGCGTTGAGACCGGTGATCACTTCCATATCGAAATCGCCGCCTATCCGGAAATGCATCCGCAGGCACGCAACTTCGAGGACGACATCGCCAACTTCGTACGCAAGGCCAAGGCCGGGGCCAACAGTGCCATCACCCAGTACTTCTTCAACGCCGACAGCTACTTCTACTTCGTCGAGCGCGTGCAGAAACTGGGTGTGAATATCCCGGTGGTGCCGGGCATCATGCCGATCACCAACTACAGCAAGCTGGCACGTTTCTCCGACGCCTGCGGCGCGGAAATTCCGCGCTGGGTACGCAAGCAGCTGGAAGCCTACGGCGATGACATCGACAGCATCCAGGCCTTCGGCGAACAGGTGATCAGCGAAATGTGCGAACGCCTGCTCGCGGGTGGCGCACCTGGCCTGCACTTCTATACCCTGAACCAGGCCGACCCCAGCCTGGCCATCTGGAAGAACCTCAACCTCAAACGTTGA
- the ppnN gene encoding nucleotide 5'-monophosphate nucleosidase PpnN codes for MLKRPKINASVSPKGSLETLSQREVQQLRETGSGSVYRLFRQCALAILNTGSHSDNAKTILEAYPDFEVKIHQQDRGIRLELINAPADAFVDGEMIASTREMLFSALRDIVYTQSELENKRIDLDSSEGITDYVFHLLRNARTLRTGVEPKMVVCWGGHSISTEEYKYTKKVGHELGLRGLDICTGCGPGVMKGPMKGATISHAKQRNLKGRYLGLTEPGIIAAEAPNPIVNELVILPDIEKRLEAFVRVGHGIIIFPGGAGTAEEFLYLLGILTHPDNQDLPFPVILTGPKSASTYLQQLHDFIGATLGEAAQQRYSMIVNDPAEVARQMHIGIREVERFRRERNDAFHFNWLLKIDESFQHPFEPTHDAMASLNLTREQPLHHLAANLRRAFSGIVAGNVKENGIRLIEEHGPYEIRGEATIMRPLDRLLQAFVEQHRMKLPGGSAYEPCYRVID; via the coding sequence ATGCTCAAACGCCCCAAGATCAACGCCTCCGTCAGCCCCAAGGGCAGCCTCGAAACGCTCTCGCAACGTGAAGTGCAGCAGTTGCGCGAAACCGGCTCCGGCAGCGTTTATCGCCTGTTCCGTCAATGCGCACTGGCGATCCTCAATACCGGCTCGCACAGCGACAACGCCAAGACCATTCTCGAGGCCTACCCGGATTTCGAAGTGAAGATTCACCAACAGGATCGCGGCATCCGCCTGGAACTGATCAACGCGCCGGCCGACGCCTTCGTCGATGGTGAAATGATCGCCAGCACCCGCGAGATGCTGTTCAGCGCCCTGCGCGACATCGTCTACACGCAGAGCGAGCTGGAGAACAAGCGCATCGACCTGGACAGCTCCGAAGGCATCACCGACTACGTCTTCCACCTGCTGCGCAACGCCCGCACCCTGCGTACCGGCGTCGAACCGAAGATGGTGGTGTGCTGGGGCGGCCACTCGATCAGCACCGAGGAATACAAGTACACCAAGAAAGTCGGTCACGAGCTGGGCCTGCGCGGCCTGGACATCTGCACCGGCTGCGGGCCGGGCGTGATGAAGGGACCGATGAAGGGCGCCACCATCAGCCACGCCAAGCAGCGCAACCTCAAGGGACGCTACCTGGGGCTGACCGAACCCGGCATCATCGCTGCCGAGGCGCCGAACCCGATCGTCAACGAGCTGGTGATCCTGCCGGACATCGAGAAACGCCTGGAGGCCTTCGTTCGCGTCGGCCACGGCATCATCATCTTCCCGGGCGGCGCTGGCACCGCAGAAGAGTTCCTCTACCTGCTGGGCATCCTCACCCACCCGGACAACCAGGATCTGCCCTTCCCGGTCATCCTCACCGGACCGAAGAGCGCCAGCACCTACCTGCAGCAGTTGCACGACTTCATCGGCGCGACCCTGGGTGAAGCCGCACAGCAGCGTTACAGCATGATCGTCAACGACCCGGCCGAAGTCGCGCGCCAGATGCACATCGGCATTCGCGAGGTGGAGCGCTTCCGCCGCGAACGCAACGACGCCTTCCACTTCAACTGGCTGCTGAAGATCGACGAAAGCTTCCAGCACCCGTTCGAGCCCACTCACGACGCGATGGCCAGCCTCAACCTGACCCGCGAGCAGCCATTGCACCATTTGGCTGCCAATCTGCGCCGCGCCTTCTCCGGCATCGTCGCGGGCAACGTCAAGGAGAATGGCATTCGCCTGATCGAAGAGCACGGCCCCTACGAGATTCGCGGCGAAGCGACCATCATGCGTCCGCTGGATCGCCTGCTGCAGGCCTTCGTCGAGCAACACCGGATGAAACTGCCAGGCGGCAGCGCCTATGAGCCCTGCTATCGGGTGATCGACTAA
- a CDS encoding DEAD/DEAH box helicase — protein MSFASLGLSEALVRAVESAGYTQPTPVQQRAIPAVLQGRDLMVAAQTGTGKTGGFALPILERLFPGGHPDREQRHGPKQPRVLVLTPTRELAAQVHDSFKVYARDLKFVSACIFGGVGMNPQVQAVAKGVDVLVACPGRLLDLANQKAIDLSHVEILVLDEADRMLDMGFIHDVKKVLAKLPAQRQNLLFSATFSKDITDLAGKLLHNPERIEVTPPNTTVERIEQRVFRLAASHKRALLAHLITQGAWEQVLVFTRTKHGANRLAEYLDKHGLTAAAIHGNKSQNARTKALADFKANKVRILVATDIAARGLDIDQLPHVVNFELPNVEEDYVHRIGRTGRAGRSGEAISLVAPDEEKLLKSIERMTKQKIPDGDLMGFDASAVEAERPEVREPRQPRNAGQKKQKTEGGGDKPKGERNNGGRRDKGKDGGKDQKAKPQQQGQGQGQNRRGQQPRNQNRGAAPAVPALPPDRDPEEFLDDEIDNFGNRADYVPVQNKPQGRGRRSGGAGGNGAAQGQGQKANSNNRQPRSNTGGNPGNSGKNRRQGGQGGQGRNGGGRGRPAHDGRITSLDRDELPRAEAAVRNPREKQPIIVHKGSRLDRFPSAEQLDELSNSTRPRSEKPALLTRNREE, from the coding sequence ATGTCCTTTGCCTCCCTCGGTCTCTCCGAGGCTTTAGTCCGTGCGGTCGAATCCGCCGGCTACACCCAACCCACTCCGGTGCAACAGCGGGCCATTCCCGCCGTGTTGCAAGGTCGCGACCTGATGGTGGCGGCCCAGACGGGTACAGGTAAGACGGGCGGTTTCGCCCTGCCGATCCTTGAGCGCCTGTTCCCAGGTGGTCATCCGGATCGCGAACAACGCCACGGCCCGAAACAACCCCGCGTGCTGGTGCTGACCCCCACTCGCGAGCTGGCCGCCCAGGTGCATGACAGCTTCAAGGTCTATGCCCGCGATTTGAAATTCGTCAGCGCCTGCATCTTCGGCGGCGTTGGCATGAACCCACAAGTTCAGGCCGTGGCCAAAGGTGTCGATGTCCTGGTGGCCTGCCCAGGTCGCCTGCTCGACCTGGCCAATCAGAAAGCCATCGACCTGTCGCACGTGGAAATCCTCGTGCTCGATGAAGCCGACCGCATGCTCGACATGGGCTTCATCCATGACGTCAAGAAGGTACTGGCCAAGCTGCCCGCACAACGCCAGAACCTGTTGTTCTCGGCCACCTTCTCCAAAGACATCACCGACCTGGCCGGCAAGCTGCTGCACAACCCCGAGCGCATCGAGGTCACGCCGCCGAACACCACGGTCGAGCGCATCGAACAGCGGGTGTTCCGCCTGGCTGCCAGCCACAAGCGTGCCCTGCTCGCCCACCTGATCACTCAGGGCGCTTGGGAACAGGTGCTGGTGTTCACCCGCACCAAGCATGGCGCCAACCGCCTGGCCGAGTACCTCGACAAGCACGGTCTGACGGCTGCAGCAATCCATGGCAACAAGAGCCAGAACGCGCGCACCAAGGCCCTGGCCGATTTCAAGGCGAACAAGGTACGTATTCTGGTCGCCACCGACATCGCCGCCCGCGGCCTGGACATCGACCAACTGCCGCACGTGGTCAACTTCGAGCTGCCCAACGTCGAAGAAGACTACGTTCACCGTATCGGCCGCACCGGCCGCGCTGGCCGTAGTGGCGAGGCCATCTCGCTGGTCGCCCCGGACGAAGAGAAGCTGCTCAAGAGCATCGAGCGGATGACCAAGCAGAAGATCCCCGATGGCGATCTGATGGGCTTCGACGCCAGTGCTGTGGAAGCGGAACGTCCGGAAGTACGTGAGCCGCGCCAACCGCGCAATGCCGGGCAGAAGAAGCAGAAAACCGAAGGCGGTGGCGATAAGCCCAAGGGCGAGCGCAACAACGGCGGCCGCAGAGACAAGGGCAAGGACGGCGGCAAGGATCAGAAAGCCAAGCCGCAACAGCAAGGTCAGGGCCAAGGGCAGAACCGTCGTGGTCAGCAGCCTCGCAATCAGAATCGTGGCGCCGCCCCAGCCGTTCCTGCGCTGCCGCCGGATCGTGACCCTGAAGAATTCCTCGACGACGAGATCGACAATTTCGGTAACCGTGCCGACTACGTGCCGGTGCAGAACAAGCCGCAAGGTCGCGGCCGTCGTTCAGGCGGCGCTGGCGGCAACGGCGCCGCTCAGGGCCAGGGGCAGAAAGCCAACAGCAACAACCGGCAACCGCGCAGCAACACAGGTGGCAACCCGGGCAACTCCGGCAAGAATCGTCGTCAGGGTGGCCAGGGCGGTCAAGGCCGCAACGGCGGTGGTCGTGGCCGACCAGCACATGATGGTCGCATCACCTCGCTGGATCGTGACGAACTGCCACGTGCCGAAGCGGCCGTACGTAACCCACGTGAAAAGCAGCCGATCATCGTGCACAAAGGCTCGCGCCTGGATCGTTTCCCCAGCGCCGAGCAGCTCGACGAGCTGAGCAACAGCACGCGTCCACGCAGTGAAAAACCCGCACTACTGACGCGCAACCGCGAAGAGTAA
- a CDS encoding chemotaxis protein CheB yields the protein MTEKSAARIAVIADTSLQRHVLQQALAGSGYQVVLNSDPARLDEDALAACETDLWLVDLAQSEDSPLVDSLLEHASAPVLFGEGHAPERHSENYPRWERRLFGKLKRLVGDPAEAVGPSLQALLDEAQRPARLELPQALADTPLKAGEPARQVWLLAASLGGPAAVKAFLDALPGGLPIGFIYAQHIDASFETVLPQAVGRHSQWHVNPSRQGDPVRCGEVVIAPIVRELGFAEDGTMQISERGWPEPYSPSIDQMMLNLAQQFGAQCGVIAFSGMGSDGSAAAAYVKRQGGVIWTQRADSCASPSMPDSLREGGYSSFSADPRELAVALVNHLAEHCS from the coding sequence ATGACAGAGAAATCCGCGGCACGTATTGCAGTGATCGCCGACACCTCGCTGCAGCGCCATGTGTTGCAGCAGGCGCTGGCTGGCAGTGGTTATCAGGTGGTGCTCAACAGTGATCCGGCGCGCCTCGACGAGGACGCCCTGGCCGCCTGCGAGACCGACCTGTGGCTGGTGGATCTGGCCCAGTCGGAAGATTCGCCGCTGGTCGACAGTTTGCTGGAGCATGCCAGCGCGCCGGTGCTGTTCGGCGAAGGCCATGCGCCCGAGCGTCATTCGGAAAATTATCCGCGCTGGGAGCGACGCCTGTTCGGCAAGCTCAAGCGTCTGGTCGGTGATCCGGCGGAGGCGGTTGGCCCGAGCCTGCAGGCATTGCTCGACGAGGCGCAACGCCCAGCCCGTCTGGAACTGCCACAAGCCTTGGCAGACACGCCACTCAAGGCCGGCGAGCCGGCGCGCCAAGTCTGGCTGCTGGCGGCATCGCTGGGCGGCCCGGCAGCGGTCAAGGCGTTTCTTGACGCCCTGCCAGGTGGCCTGCCCATCGGCTTCATCTATGCCCAGCATATCGATGCCAGCTTCGAAACCGTGCTGCCGCAGGCGGTTGGCCGGCATAGCCAATGGCATGTCAATCCGTCGCGCCAGGGTGATCCGGTACGTTGCGGCGAAGTGGTTATCGCGCCCATCGTTCGTGAACTGGGCTTCGCCGAGGACGGCACCATGCAGATCAGCGAGCGCGGTTGGCCGGAACCCTACAGCCCGTCCATCGACCAGATGATGCTCAATCTGGCGCAGCAGTTCGGTGCCCAGTGTGGGGTCATTGCCTTCAGTGGCATGGGCAGTGATGGCAGTGCCGCGGCCGCCTACGTCAAGCGCCAGGGGGGGGTGATCTGGACGCAGCGCGCCGACAGTTGCGCCAGCCCGAGCATGCCGGACAGTCTGCGCGAGGGCGGTTACAGCAGTTTCAGCGCCGACCCGCGCGAGCTGGCCGTAGCCCTGGTCAACCATCTTGCCGAACACTGCAGTTGA
- a CDS encoding adenosylmethionine--8-amino-7-oxononanoate transaminase: protein MSFNDHWMQRDLDVLWHPCTQMKDHERLPLVAIRKASGVWLEDFDGKRYLDAVSSWWVNVFGHANPRINARIRDQLENLEHVMLAGFTHQPVIELSERLVQITPAGLNKVFYADNGSSGIEVALKMSFHYWLNSGQASKKRFVTLSNSYHGETVAAMSVGDVSLFTDTYKPLLLDTLKVPSPDCYLRPEGISWEEHSRAMFAHMEQTLADHHHEVAAVIVEPLIQGAGGMRMYHPIYLRLLRDACDRYGVHLIHDEIAVGFGRTGTMFACEQAGITPDFLVLSKALTGGYLPMAAVLTTDEVYGAFYDDYATLRAFLHSHTYTGNPLACAAALATLDIFRDDHVIERNKALAARMASATAHLIDHPNVAEVRQTGMALAIEMVQDKASKAAYPWQERRGLRVYQHALERGALLRPLGSVVYFLPPYVIKPEEIDFLAEVASEGIDIATRSSVSVAVDNRYPDHRDPG, encoded by the coding sequence ATGAGCTTCAATGACCACTGGATGCAACGCGACCTCGACGTGTTGTGGCACCCCTGCACCCAGATGAAGGATCACGAGCGCCTGCCGCTGGTGGCGATCCGCAAGGCCTCCGGCGTATGGCTGGAGGACTTCGACGGCAAACGCTATCTGGATGCGGTCAGCTCCTGGTGGGTCAACGTCTTCGGCCACGCCAACCCACGCATCAACGCGCGCATCCGTGATCAGCTGGAAAATCTCGAACACGTGATGCTCGCCGGCTTCACCCATCAACCGGTCATCGAGCTGTCCGAGCGCCTGGTGCAGATCACCCCGGCCGGCCTGAACAAGGTGTTCTATGCCGACAATGGCTCCTCGGGCATCGAAGTAGCGCTGAAGATGAGCTTTCACTACTGGCTCAACAGCGGCCAGGCGAGCAAGAAGCGCTTCGTCACCCTGAGCAACAGCTACCACGGGGAAACGGTAGCCGCGATGTCGGTAGGCGACGTGTCGCTGTTCACCGACACCTACAAACCCTTGCTACTCGACACGCTCAAGGTACCGAGCCCCGACTGTTATCTGCGCCCGGAGGGCATAAGCTGGGAAGAGCACTCGCGCGCGATGTTCGCCCATATGGAGCAGACGCTGGCCGACCATCATCATGAGGTCGCAGCGGTGATCGTCGAGCCGTTGATCCAGGGCGCTGGCGGCATGCGTATGTATCACCCGATCTACTTGCGGCTGCTGCGCGACGCCTGCGACCGCTACGGTGTGCACCTGATCCATGACGAAATCGCCGTTGGCTTCGGCCGCACCGGCACGATGTTCGCCTGCGAGCAGGCCGGCATCACCCCGGACTTCCTCGTGCTGTCCAAGGCGCTGACCGGCGGCTACCTGCCGATGGCTGCGGTGCTGACCACCGATGAGGTCTATGGCGCCTTCTATGACGATTACGCCACCCTGCGCGCCTTCCTGCACTCGCACACCTACACCGGCAACCCGCTGGCCTGCGCCGCGGCCCTGGCGACGCTGGACATCTTCCGCGATGACCACGTGATCGAGCGCAACAAGGCCCTGGCCGCGCGCATGGCCAGCGCCACCGCCCACCTGATCGATCACCCTAACGTCGCCGAAGTGCGCCAGACCGGCATGGCCCTGGCCATCGAGATGGTGCAGGACAAGGCCAGCAAGGCAGCCTACCCCTGGCAGGAGCGGCGTGGCCTGCGCGTGTACCAGCACGCACTGGAGCGCGGTGCGCTGCTGCGCCCACTGGGCAGTGTGGTGTATTTCCTGCCGCCCTACGTGATCAAGCCAGAAGAGATCGACTTCCTCGCCGAGGTGGCCAGTGAAGGCATCGATATCGCCACACGCTCGTCCGTCAGCGTGGCGGTGGACAACCGTTATCCCGATCATCGCGATCCGGGCTGA
- a CDS encoding 16S rRNA (uracil(1498)-N(3))-methyltransferase, protein MRLSRFFIDAPLSLGQHELPEAQAHYIGRVLRHAVGDAVQLFDGSGREYLGELIEVGKKNVRVELREAIDGLAESPLRIHLGQGLSRGERMDWAIQKATELGAAEITPIVSARCEVRLKDERADKRMAHWRQVAISACEQCGRSVLPVIHPPLELDAWLQQTEAELKLVLHPVAAPWVSHAPPQSLAFLIGPEGGLSDAEVEQAQSADFHAARLGPRVLRTETAPVVALTVAQQLWGDL, encoded by the coding sequence ATGCGCCTCTCCCGCTTCTTTATCGATGCCCCGCTCTCCCTCGGCCAGCACGAGCTGCCCGAGGCGCAGGCCCATTACATCGGCCGCGTACTGCGCCATGCGGTCGGCGATGCCGTGCAGCTGTTCGACGGCAGCGGTCGGGAATACCTGGGCGAGCTGATCGAGGTGGGCAAGAAGAACGTGCGCGTCGAGTTGCGTGAAGCCATCGACGGCCTGGCCGAATCACCGCTGCGTATTCACCTCGGCCAGGGCCTGTCGCGTGGCGAGCGCATGGACTGGGCAATCCAGAAAGCCACCGAACTGGGCGCAGCGGAAATCACCCCGATCGTCTCCGCCCGCTGCGAGGTGCGCCTGAAGGACGAACGCGCCGACAAGCGCATGGCCCATTGGCGCCAGGTAGCAATCAGTGCCTGCGAGCAATGCGGGCGCTCGGTACTGCCAGTGATCCATCCGCCACTGGAACTGGACGCGTGGCTGCAGCAGACCGAAGCCGAACTGAAGCTGGTACTGCACCCGGTGGCGGCGCCCTGGGTCAGCCATGCGCCGCCGCAGAGCCTGGCTTTCCTGATTGGCCCGGAGGGTGGCCTCAGCGATGCGGAGGTCGAACAGGCACAAAGCGCCGACTTCCACGCCGCCCGCCTGGGGCCGCGCGTGCTGCGTACCGAGACCGCACCAGTGGTGGCGCTGACCGTAGCGCAGCAACTGTGGGGGGATCTGTAG
- a CDS encoding chemotaxis protein CheW: MSQAVATQNSAASLTGLLVPLADRTLLLPNVAVAELIPYRAPQVSEGTPDWFLGQIAWRDLRLPLLSFEAASGGQVKVASGARVAVINALGGRPKVKFIALLVQGIPRSLKVGNDLAAADVDLAPLELGAARVGEDVVRIPDLVGLEQLLADAGLI, from the coding sequence ATGAGCCAAGCCGTCGCCACCCAGAACAGCGCCGCCAGCCTCACCGGTTTGCTGGTGCCTCTGGCCGACCGCACCCTGCTGTTGCCCAACGTCGCGGTAGCCGAGCTGATTCCCTACCGCGCCCCGCAGGTCAGTGAAGGCACGCCGGACTGGTTTCTCGGCCAGATCGCCTGGCGTGACCTGCGTCTACCGCTGTTGTCCTTCGAAGCTGCCAGTGGCGGACAGGTGAAGGTTGCCAGCGGCGCGCGGGTGGCGGTGATCAACGCATTGGGCGGGCGGCCCAAGGTCAAGTTCATCGCCCTGTTGGTACAGGGGATTCCGCGTTCCTTGAAGGTCGGTAACGATCTGGCTGCGGCCGATGTCGATCTGGCACCGCTGGAGCTGGGCGCCGCGCGCGTCGGGGAGGATGTGGTGCGGATTCCCGACCTGGTGGGGTTGGAGCAGTTGCTGGCGGATGCCGGGTTGATCTGA